The nucleotide window TTATATCTGTGCTTAATTTGGTACACTCACCAACATTTGGATTACAATGACCAGATAGATCTATCATTGGTTGTTGACCATTTCCAAAGGTTGGCAAAAAAGCTATGTTGACAAAGTCATAGTTCTTCGTGGCACAGGTTTCTGCCAGAGTTCCTTCACCTCCGTTCTGACCCCAGTAAATAGCAATTCCACCAGCATCACAAGAAGCTGCTAGTACTAGAATCACTATGGAGAGTAATGCAAGTGATCTATTGGATTGGAGTTCCATTCCTTGATGATGTTCGCTAAATATTGAAATGACTTCTATAGGAAAAACTTTAAAGCTGTTCTGCTTTAGAATTCTGGTAGATAAGCACTAGAGCATTGCTTTTATAGGATGGGAAATTTGTTTTCTCAGACTTCTACTTTGTGCTTATGCTAAGAAAGGCGTGGCTTCACGGTTAAGTAGTTCTCagtttttttcaaattctatgAACAATCTTTTGTTTATGCTTCTGGATTATTATGTTGTCTCTTTCCCCTTGTCTTCTCCCAAAATCTTTTGATGTTAAAACAAAGGCAAAGCTTTTCCTTTTACATAAAACTAGCCCACAACTGTGAACCTTGTTAACTGTGCCTCTTCCAAATTCTATCTCTTCAATGAAATGGACCAGTAGCTTCAACAATGAAAATAGTTCATAAGAAACAGAATTCTCTTTGCCTCCAGTTATAAGAAATATTACTTGCTTAGACAGAATAAAGTAACAATACTCATGGCATGAATAGTTAAAGATGGTTAGGTGGTTTTGGTTGGAGCAAACTAAACATAGTTATGATTCTGGAGTTTTTGGTGCAAATCTAAGTTGAAAGGTTCATTAAACTGTAACTTACTGCTAATGGACTTGATGAGTACAATTAAGTAGGCATAGATAATAACTAATATCTTTAAACCAACGTCGAAATGAAGAAATGGACCGAAAGAGGGATATTAACTTGTCTTGTAATTCTCTCTACTCATCATATGCAAGCCATTAAACATCCATTTTTTGGTTAGTATAGTCAACGTCTTCCAATGAGACTCAGCTGAACTCACCAAAGAGAGGGATAAAGAAGAAGTCTGAGCGCTAAGGATGATAAATTACTATAACATTCATTGCACAAAAATTGGTAGGAGATAGGTAAGAGGTCTAGTAGATTGTACCGGTGCAGCTTCTGGAGTTTATGTCGGTACATAACACGATGATGAAGCAATGTCAAAATTGTGGACTTCAAACAGTGATGATAGGTAAGAGGTCTGCCATTATGTTTGAGAACATGATATCTTTTGAACTAAGTCATAGATGAATATTATTTGTTAGTATATAAGGCATGTCTTGCACCGTTCTATCTCAAATCAGAAGACGGTTGGTCTTAGTCATTaataaacaatatatgttgAAGCATGAAATCAAGCATAATATGTGGATTATTGCAATGCTTTGTTTTTCCTCAGAACTTATATCTTATCTTGTCTATGAGATAACAACTAATGGATGTGCATCAATGTATCCATTTCATAAAGAATGGAATAGATATGAGAAATGAACCAACATAATCTgtggaaaagggtaaaaatgccCCATACATACTGAAAATGGCTTACATTTTGCCCTCATCCCATCTATTGGATCCAAATTGCTCTTAATGTTAATTTTCAGGTTAAAAATGCTTCTCCTTCCATCTATTGGACCCCAATTGCCCTTAACGTTAAATTCTTAGTTCAAAATGCCCCTCCTTTCAACGGAACTATGAGATGGCACATGTGAGGTTTTAAACATATGGCACTGATTTATTGATCCAGGTGGCCCCAACCATTAACAATCCGACCCATCCTAGTTAACCCAAAACAACTATGGAattcttaattagttattttaccttttgatTTGAGCTCCTGTATTAAATTAGAATGATATTCTTCTCTTTTCTGTcttgtttttatgtcttttacaTTGATGGATCATGAAGAGTGCAAAAACTTGAAGTGGCTATGTATTTTCCTTTAGGTACATAAATTGGAGCATAATTACACAGGAGACAAGTTGCTATcatattacatatatatgtatattaacataACATACTTGATCACAAATAAGGGATGAGGTATAGCTCAAAACTTCAGACATCACTCTTGATTGAAGAACTATAATTGGTTTGATCGTCGTAATATTTTGACCATAACATTACACCACCATACTTGGAAGAGTTTTTTATTGATGGAAGAACTTGAGAAGTGAGGTCATCAGCAGGGATGAATCCACTGCCAGCGGCTGCAGGAGCGGCTGGCAAGCCGAGGAAAATCTTTTTGGCAGGGATATCTGCTGTCCACTGTTCCCATGCAGCTTCAAGATTGCTAATATCACTAGAACTGTATTGACAAGGAGGGTTGTTATAGAATTGAACCCAAACATAGTCGAAAAGGCCTGTTTTTAAGGCGTTTCCAATCCAAGCATCAGGGAATGGGCATTGAGGGGCTGCTGTTAAGTAAACTTTCTTGCCCATACTGCTATAGGCAGAAAGAGACTTGGCAAGAACATCCCAGTACAGATTGGTTCCTCCTTCAATATCAAAGTCTATTCCATCTAAAACAGCATCACCAAGTGGACGTGTTGTCGATTGCCCCCCCAAGAAGTTGTTCCAAAGATAAGTGGCAACTTCCCTAGCATCATCAGCAGAAGCAAGATAGTAGCTCCCAGCACCGCCTCCAATTGACAGAATCACTTTAATTCCTTTCTCTTGGCAGGATTTTATATCTGTGCTTAATTTGGTACACTCACCAACATTTGGATTACAATGACCAGATAGATCTATCATTGGTTGTTGACCATTTCCAAAGGTTGGCAAAAAAGCTATGTTGACAAAGTCAAAGTTCTTCGTGGCACAGGTTTCCGCCAGAGTTCCTTCACCTCCATTCTGACCCCAGTAAATAGCAATTCCACCAGCATCACAAGAAGCTGCTAGTACTAGAATCACTATGGAGAGTAATGCAAGTGATCTATTGGATTGGAGTTCCATTCCTTGATGATGTTCGCTAAATATTGAAATGACTTCTATAGGAAAAACTTTAAAGCTGTTCTGCTTTAGAGAGCATCAGATCATTGCTTTTTATAGGATGAAAATTTACTTACTCAGACTGCTACTTTGTGCTTATGCTAAGTAAAGCGTGGCTTCACAGTTAAGTAGttaacaattttatttaaatagagGATTAATCTTTGGTTTGTGCTTCTGGATTTGCTATTATGTTGTCTTTTACCCCTTGTCTTATCCCAAAGTCTTGGTGATGTTAAAACCAACGCAAAGTTTGTCCTT belongs to Solanum stenotomum isolate F172 chromosome 1, ASM1918654v1, whole genome shotgun sequence and includes:
- the LOC125850610 gene encoding acidic endochitinase-like, which codes for MELQSNRSLALLSIVILVLAASCDAGGIAIYWGQNGGEGTLAETCATKNFDFVNIAFLPTFGNGQQPMIDLSGHCNPNVGECTKLSTDIKSCQEKGIKVILSIGGGAGSYYLASADDAREVATYLWNNFLGGQSTTRPLGDAVLDGIDFDIEGGTNLYWDVLAKSLSAYSSMGKKVYLTAAPQCPFPDAWIGNALKTGLFDYVWVQFYNNPPCQYSSSDISNLEAAWEQWTADIPAKKIFLGLPAAPAAAGSGFIPADDLTSQVLPSIKNSSKYGGVMLWSKYYDDQTNYSSSIKSDV